Genomic segment of Bubalus kerabau isolate K-KA32 ecotype Philippines breed swamp buffalo chromosome 6, PCC_UOA_SB_1v2, whole genome shotgun sequence:
ATATTAGAGGAAGACAGCTTCCCACTTACTTCTTCACTCAGCCCATCTCAGTCTCTTCCCTTGATCTGTTgcttttcccccttttcctcaCCTGCAGGATACCTGGGGAGGATTTAAGTCTTCACCTAAGCTCTCCTCGGATGCAGCAACGAGCAGTCCTAGGTCCCGTGCCACTGACCCAGACCTCTCGGACCCGGACACTTCGGGACCAGGAAGATGAAATCTTCAAACTCTGAGGTCCCCAGAACTGATTGAGAGAAGCCAGATGCTGAAGGAGCATCttgagggagagaggagcctgaggtGAGGCTCAAGAACACAGCTTCCCAGCCTACCTCCCCATACTCCTGCCATCTCCCCAGCCTCCTTGTCCGTCAAGAGTTCCTTGGCCTGGAGCAGTTCTACTCTATGGCAAGAGTAGGGGATGGGAAATAGACCCCTTCTCTGTTCTTGGGCTGAGTCTAGAGTTGGTCTTTAGACTCAAAAGGTCTTTTTAGATCCCTGCTGCCCTTCCCGTCCCTTCCATGATTCCTTGGCCTTAGAGCCAAGGGAGGCAGGGACTCCCCTAGCCCCTAACTTCCTCCCCATCTCCAACTCTGTTACCTAATTTATTTGGTGCTATATTGAAGTAATATTTATTTGCTGTATCTTATTGTTTCCCACTCTTAGCTGAAAAATGGGATTTCTGTAGCCCTGCGATGAGGGGAACCCAGGAACAGTGAGCCAGTGATTTCTAGTCCACCTTCCCCACCTTCTTAGCCAACCATGTTATTGAGAATGGGCCATCAGTGATCTAGCCCTTCTGCAGGGAGTGGCAGACTGTGCCAGGCCTTGCCCCCAATCTCAAATGAAAGAATTTGGGCTTAGTCTTGATTAATCAGGTCACTGTAACTTTTTCACAACTCTtgctctgagaaaaaaaaaaaaagcaatgtagGGTCCAGAACCCTCCATGCCACCGGTTCACCCCTCTGATCTGCTCCTTTCTTCAGCCTGTGTGAGACTAAAGGATGGAAGAAGAATTGACTTGAGTTTGAAGAGGAAGACAGTTGTGGGAATCTTTTTGCCATGGGAGCCTCTTTGTTATACCCTCTCCCTGCCAGAGCCTATTGATCTATGCCTTGCTCCTCACTACGTATTTATTTGCAATTTGTAGCACTGATGTGTGGTACAGTTTTTTTGAGTTTCTTAAACAGAAGTAGGCAAAGAAACCCCAGTGATATTAGAAATATGCCTCAGTCTCCTGTATGGAAATGGTGAGAGGTGAGATGAGTGGTGTTTATATACCTCTTTCCTCTGTGATGGTCATAAGATATAAGAAGCTGGAGAGATTAAACATTGAGCCCTGTGCatgttttaatagttttatttcctCTGTGAGACTCTCCCCTGCCCTAGCCCCTTCTTCCTGCCCTCTGGAGCAGAGCCTCTGGGATCCCTCCAGACTCTGCAGACCTTCAGATCTAGAATGTCTCTCAGGGTCCCCTTCCCCCCAGCTGTCTTTAGTGTCCCCAGAAGAGTTAGCTGGGCTATGTCCTCTTACCCTGGTTCTGaggtgagggggcttccctgtttGAAAGGCCCTTTGCAGGGAAAACAGAGATCCAAGTTTCACTTCGTCTTTTTCAGGCAGCTTTGTTTCCGGTCTTGGGGCTGGAGTGGGAAGAGAGGCCTCAACCCTCAGCATTGCTTCTTCTCCACCAGGAGTTTGGGGGTGGGGTAGTCTCAGAGTCACACGCActcttgggaaagactgaagcctgAGGATTGAAAAGCATTAGTGCAGAGGCGCAGGGTTAGGAGCCTGGTGTGTGTAGTTTTCTCAGTCAGCCATTCTGCCAAGAAGGAGCGTGCTGGGGCTGGGACTCTCAGAGCTTGCCCTCGTCCAGCAGCTTCCTGAGCCCGCCGCAGATCTTGCCCAGGTGCTGGGTGTAATCAGGCCCGTAGAGGGCCGTGAGCAGGCCGGCGTCAGAGAAGTGATCGAACACGTGGCGGATGCGGCCGTGGGACTTGGGCGTGAGGTGGCGCTCCACCAGCTCCAGCAGCACGTCCCGGCACTCGGTCAGCAGGCTGGCCAGCACGGCGGCCTCGAAGGTGAAGTCCACCTCCCCGAAGCTGAGTGCTGTCATGGCGCCCTGCCGCAGCTTCTGGCGAAAGCGGGTTGCCAGGGCCAGCTCGCTGGGGTTGAAGCAGCCACTGCGGTGCAGCACAGCCACCTTGACCGCCACCTTGATCAGGTCCTTGATAACCCGCTGGGCCTGGGGCCTGCTGCGTGTGTATTCTTTGGACACACGGTAGAGCTCATCTAGCACCTCGCTGCTCGTCTCATCCGCGAAGAGATGAGCCACAGACCGCCCTGCCATCTTACTCAGTAGCTTCTTCTCTGCCTGTAGCACCAGACTCTTGGAACTGAAGGACTCCATGGTTCCTAGGGAGGGGTCGGGGTGCGGGGTTATGTGATCAGTCACTAGAAGAGAGGCCACAGGCTTCCTTAGCAAGAGAGCAATAGGTTTTCCCCTTTCTGTCTCCGGTTTCTGTCTCATCATCATCTCTGCTTGTCATCTCTTTCCCCCTGCGCCCCCTCAGTCCACTACACTTGGTTCCCATTTTCCCTTTAGGACTGCAGGACATCATGATCTCTAAAACAGGCCAGCAGAGCAGTAGGAGCTTTAGCTGGAGGGATGAGGGCACACCCCAGGCTAGCGCACCACAGCTAAGACCTCAAGAGAAGCGGGCTATTGCTCGTGCAGTGGAGATGATGAAGCTTACCTGGCAGACAGCTCTCACAGCTGCCCTTTTTGAACACTGACTGGGTACTGTACATCTGTACCCAGACGTACACCTACACTGTGAAGCGTAGCTATTACTATCTTTGTTTTACAGCTGAGCAAACTTAAGCTTACATTAAATAATTTACCCAGGTCAAACACAACTGTTTTTCTGACTCCAAAAGCCCATATCAGCTAGTGTGCTGTACTGCCTTTAGAGACATGAGAAATATAGGGGTCCCTGGagtcctgatttaaaaaaataataatt
This window contains:
- the TNFAIP8L2 gene encoding tumor necrosis factor alpha-induced protein 8-like protein 2, encoding MESFSSKSLVLQAEKKLLSKMAGRSVAHLFADETSSEVLDELYRVSKEYTRSRPQAQRVIKDLIKVAVKVAVLHRSGCFNPSELALATRFRQKLRQGAMTALSFGEVDFTFEAAVLASLLTECRDVLLELVERHLTPKSHGRIRHVFDHFSDAGLLTALYGPDYTQHLGKICGGLRKLLDEGKL